Below is a genomic region from Ostrea edulis chromosome 10, xbOstEdul1.1, whole genome shotgun sequence.
CCTAATATCagttaagatagagctttcttattttcttcatacTTGTAGATATCGTATGGAAAGACGTTTCATTTCAAAGAATGATATCTGACTTTGTGACCTTAACTTTCTCCACAATAACAAGGTCATATTatcacattatttttgtattgctatcgaggcatccccatgttgtgtgaattcaagttggTTTTGTcatgatcctttggggctaaaTTTGGGTCGACTATATGACAAAAAGGCTTAGAAGGAAACCCATAACAGCTTAACAACAACAGGGtcagggtgactcaggtgagcgatgtgtgTCATGGTGCCTCTTGTTTATGCAGAAAAGGGGTCAATTAAAATTATTCAGTAAATTACGTAGATCTATTTAAATGTATTAATTACAGGATGGGAATGTTTATATCCAAAATGATGTAACTCTTGTaatatgtattatgtaaaaaTGAATGTAAATTCAATGATTGCTACTTTCCAGTTTCTCTAGCTTTATACTGTATGTTTGATTTCAGATTGTATTCCTAAAGACCCCGACTCTCCACATCATGGACACACTAGGACTCAGCACTCAGCTAAAAGTACGACAATGTTCTCAATGTCAGAGGGACACTGAATTTTACTGTAACACATGTAAACGTGATCTGTGTTTACATTGTAAAAAGAAACATGTTACAGAAAATAACACCAAATATCACAATGTAGTGTTCTATATAACTCGTCATACCGAGAGGAGTTTTACCACACAGTGTAAACTACGACAGTGTTCTCAATGTCAGGGGGACACTGAGTTCTACTGCAACACATGTAAACGTGATCTGTGTTTACAGTGTAAAGAGAAACATGTCAATGATCTAGATACCATATACCATGATGTTGTGATTTACCGTGAGAAGTTTAATTGTTTCCCTTTACGAAAGACTTGTGTCAGACATCCAAAGAGAAAATACAGAATGTTCTGTGATCAGTGTAACTATTCCGTGTGTAAGCGCTGTACAGACCACAGAACACACACGTTGGTGGATCTTAGAACAGCCTATCAAACAAAGCGACAACAACACAGAGAAATCATTGACAACATCAGAAGTGAGACTCTCTATAACTGTCGTGTTCTCCTGGCAGGAATCCAAACTGATATCCAAACTTGTCCCCCACAAATCTGTCACCGTCAATCACAGATGTCAACAAAAGCCCAGAGACTGAAGGATATGATTGACACTGTGGTATGTGATGTTGAAACAAGATACCGAGGTTTATTGATTGATAGAATACAACAACAGAAGAGAAAAATGAACAGACAACTTGTTCACCTACAGAACTATGAAGACAGATATGAACAATCAGCAAACAGAGCGGTACAATTCCTCTTGTTTATAAAGACCAGTCGTGTCCCCCAGATAAAGAACAGTCCTAGTCAGTTATTGAGTGTCATCACAGAAATCCAAATGACAACAGGAAAACGACAAGTAGGAATAGACGAGTGTGTAAAACTGATGTCCACACCTGTATTACACACGTCTGTCTGTGTGACAGGTGTTAGTCACGGTGTGTATCACATATCTCGTGTGATGTCAGAACGGGTCTGGGTCTCTGATGATTATAACAATCTCATCTTGACAGACACAACAGGAGACACTATACACCGTGTGACAGATATAGGATGGTATAGAGGACACACAGTGAACAGTTCTAGTGAACTGATTTATATAGACAGTAAACTTAACATCAACAAACTGTGTACAGACAATAAAACAGTCACCAGACTGATACAGAGAACATCACCATGGAGACCACAGTGTGTGTACTGCTCCCCGTCCACTGGAGATATGTTGGTGGGGATGGATAACACTGATACAAAGACAGGCAAGGTAACCCGGTACAACAGTAGTGCTCAACACATCCTGACCATAGAACACGACAACACAGGTCACACTCTGTATAGTCGTCCTCTCTATATCAGAGAGAACAATAACGGTGATATCATTGTGTCTGACTACATTAATTCTAACCGTGGTGTTGTAGTGGTGACAGAGCGCGGGGGCAGACATCGATTCTCCTACACAGGACCTCCATCAGGATCATCACTACGACCATGGGGAATCTGTACAGACGCGCTGTCACACATCCTGGTGTGTGATGTTAACACCGACACAGTACAGATGATTGACAAGGACGGTCACTTCCTGTCTCTGTTACTGACACCACACGGGATAAACATACCATACAGCCtgaactatgatgataaaactCACCTTCTCTGGGTCGGATCATGGTACACCAACACAGTGTCTGTATATAGATATCTACAGAGgaggtactctctgactggtaagtactagtagtactgtagtttattgtactatatcagtcaatataaaaacacatgttaattacagtgtgggatATGATTAGATGcattgtttagttttaattacagtgtgggttataattagaggtagtgtttagttttaattacagtgtgggttataattagaggtagtgtttagttttataattacagtgtgggttataattagaggtagtgtttagttttaattacagtgtgggttataattagagctagtgtttagttttaattacagtgtgggttataattagaggtagtgtttagttttataattacAGTGTGTGTTATAAATAGATGCAGTGTTTAGTTGTAATTACAGTGAatgttataattagaggtagtgtttagttttaattacagtgagggttataattagaggtagtgtttagttttaattacagtgtgagTTATAAATAGAgctagtgtttagttttaattacagtgtatgttataattagaggtagtgtttagttttaattacagattgtgttataattagaggtagtgtttagttttaattacagtgtgggttataattagaggtagtgtttagttttaattacagtgtgggttataattagaggtagtgtttagttttgtAATTACGGTGTGGGTTATAAATAGAAGtatagtgtttagttttaattacagtgtggatTATAATTGgtggtagtgtttagttttaattacagtgtgggttataattagaggtagtgtttagttttaattactgtgtgggttataattagaggtagtgtttaattttaattacagtTTGTGTTATAATTAGAgatagtgtttagttttaattacagtgtgagCTGTAATTAGACATAGTGATTAAtattaattacagtgtgggttataaatttatagaggtagtgtttagttttaattacagattgtgttataattagaggtaatgtttagtgttaattacaatgTGTGCTGTAATTAGAGGTaatgtttaattttcattaatgtGTTATAATTAGaagtagtgtttagttttaattacagtgtgggttaaaATTAGAAGTAGtgattagttttaattacagtgcaGGATATAAATAGTGGTAATTAATGTTCagttttaattacaatgtgTTTTAATTGTAGGTTGTGCTCAGTTTTAATTAGAGGGTGGGTTATAATTAAATTtagtgtttaattttatttacagtGTGGTTTACAATCAGAGTTACTTTTAATCATGCTCCCAGAAAAATTCCAGGATCATTGTTTAGAATTCTTTGTTTTCTTCAGctaaatttatgaatttaagaatgataaaaatcattatttttcacaGCTGCcaagaatgtaaatatcagtgaTATCAACACAGCTCTGGCTTGTGACATGttgtatatttctgtaaaatgtgtatttctataaaatattgtgtatttctGTAAAATGTTGTGTATTTCTGTAGAATGGCGTTAATTTCTGCAGCAGGTGTGGACAAAATCTACATTGTGTACTGTTTGACAtttaacatgtacattacaCCCAGTCTCTGTGTTGAATAGGTCTCATGATTTTAGGGGTTCTATAGCTTACAGATCTGATTAATGAGTAAATTCACAGATTTTGATGAatgcccccccctcccccctccaaAAACACTGATTGTTGTCAAATACTAATGTTAGAGTGTTCCTACTggttatttcaaaatgaaagtgTTCATGTGACTTTAAATGTAGATTTATCAAAGATTTGTGCCACTTGCATTAGAAATTGTGTAATCAAGTATGGTGCTTGAAACAAGATTTCTTATTGATCTCTTGATTTTGccccttatatatatatatatatatatatatatatatatatatatatatatatatatagggaaaatcattaaaaatcttcttctcagaaatcactgggccagaaaagtttatattcacatgaaagcttcctgacatatatagtccagattcaaattttggaaaataaatcatgtccatgggagtaggttggggctacaatagtAGGGCTGCAACGGGTACCCAAAATTACCAAAAACCGTGCGGGTTGTGTTGTTTGGGTTGGGTTCGGTTCCATTTTACTgtatttcggttcgggtttggtttttaaaataaaatcaatattagaaatcctttgaaacaaaatgtcgTCAAAATCCTAAAGGTGGCTATACTTTGACCAATGGTCAAATGATGGCATTTTGGACAGAACTATAAACAATTACAGTATGTAAGATATGTCAAACGCATTGAAAATACGCCACAGGTTCGacatcgtcaatgacaaaacataaACAACATGGAATTGAAACGAGAAGAAGTGGCAATGTTGTGTCTCGTACCATGGATGTCGAGTCTAAACCTCAGTCCACGTccccgagtaattattgtgTTAAAACAAGTTATGTAAACCTAAACTGATATATCCGAAtctgaatttaaaaatttagaaccgacccgacctaattttttttttatatatgacAGCCCtacacaatagggatcaaagttttacatgcaaatatataggaaaaaatctttaaatatgagccaatgTGAGTCCGGTAAGCCATGctgcccatgggcctcttgttcttcaCCAGATCAAAATCTGACTTTTGTTAGCATTTTTTTAGCTTTAAAGGTTGATGTCAACTGTAGACAATGTTCTTTAGTTAAAGTCATTTAAATTTTCGAATTGTTGTGAAATCGGGAAGTAATGTTCCAAAGAAAATTGTATACTTATATTACAGGGATAGTGAGTTACGACTTGATTTCAACATGGagatgttttgtttgttatcagcttttgtgGTTTACTTTAAGTGTTAATTTGcctttctatttagttttcatttttatgtagAAATTATCTCGTCCTGATACAGGGAGAGGTCTACCCGAGAATTTGAGAATTTACTGTTGTTCGTGCCGTTGGTCATTTTTGTGCATTTTATATCCCTATTCATTTGACCTACTATTCgatccgacactttggatgttgGGTGTTGTTGGTTTTGGTGTATTTTGTGAATATGAAGGTAAAACTTGATATAACTAATTACGCATGcaatcaacatttttgacttttGATTTAATATAATGCCCTTGGTTCAACAATGATGAATCCTGAATTTTCCAGTTAGATACATTGTCATCCCAATTTTTGTCACTAAGAAATTTGATTGCAAAGGGCAAAGGTCAACTAGAATACATTGTTAAGATTCATGTACAGCTagttatatatatgtagcacTGTGCATTTGTAATGTAATAAGTGAGTACACTGGACCCAGGAGAATATGTCATGTGCTACAACATAAATCTtctcagggttagggttagggttagggttatggtttccgggctctaaagcgttatcctttccacctacagtcaccatatcatacatatggactacccatggaatgaagatattccctatcgattttggtgtcaaaaggtcaaaggtcacgcgcactggacattaaggtagcaatatggtttccgggctctaaggcgttatcctttccacctacagtcaccatatcatacatatggactacccatgggataaagatgttccctatcgattttcgggtcaaaaggtcaacgatcacgtgcactggacatcgaagtagcaatatggttcggtttgtcatgccatttgctttttacactcagaaaagaggtagtttatacctattaccaacaccctttgggagattgtggtaagcggggggggggggggggtattcttagtgggcattgctcacagtacctcttgttatacTAGAGTAGCGTGGATGTGAATTGAATTAAACTCCTACATGACCAATATGAATTGATGCACAGTAATGTTCTTTTGTTATACATCAAAAAGAAAAAGCTCCTGTCTGATCAAGTGACCAATGTGACTCATAGGCTTATGGCCTTGAATCCTGTCATGCCATGCAATGTGTGATGAATGTGATTACACGATTGAATTTAAATAATTGATCAATCGTTAATTACATTACAATTATCAATATAGAATTGATGTTGTCCGTGGTAGGTTGGGCCCACTTCTACAATTGATCAATCGTTAATTACATTACAATTATCAGTACAGAATTGATGTTGTCCGTGGTAGTCTGGGCCCACTTCTATAGGATTATATGCTTAACCTCTGCCTCGGTTATAGAGAAAATTCAATAAGATTGCTAGTGATCACTTTTCTTTTGAAGTATTGATACTTGGATGACCGAGTTGGCTTTTGATGTAGGatttgtgattgattgattacatTCTGTGTTTTGATACCTTTAGACTATCCAGGCAGAGGAAGAGGACAACAGAGAAGAATCTGACTCTGATGACGAGGACGCCAGAGAAGAATCTGACTCTGATGACGAGGACGCCAGAGAAGAATCTGACTCTGATGACGAGGACGCCAGGGGGAAATCTGACTCTGATGACGAGGACGCCAGGGGGAAATCTGACTCTGATGACGAGGACGCCAGGGGGAAATCTGACTCTGATGACGAGGACGCCAGAGAAGAATATAACTCTGATGACGAGGACGCCAGGGGAAAATCTTACCCTGATGATGAGGACGCCAGGGGAAAATCTGACTCTGATGACGTGGACGCCATGAGGAGAAGTTGATCCTAAAACATGTTGCCAGCGGTGTATCTTGGTGTAGGTGTAAAAATTAATGTGGTGTCACATAATCTTCAacatcaatttcaaattttaatctgTTTTTACGCGTAATGAAATGCAACATTTTTAactcttgtatatatatatatatatatatatatatatatatatatatatatataaatgtaaatattacctcTTCAGAAAAGTGTTTCCTCGCAAAtttacagaaatgacttaatgatgttatttcatgttttacagaTGACATACGATTCCCAATACCATTCCTTCAGCCACTAAATCTGAtctacatttcctcatctagtgatgatggacattgattacatttcctcatctactGATGGTGGACACTGCATGATTACATTTcttcatctagtgatggtggacactgattaTATTTCTTCATCTAGTGAcggtggacattgattacatttcttCATCTACTGATGatggacattgattacatttcctcatctagtgatgatGGACATTAATTatatttcctcatctagtgatgtcggacactgattacattttCTCATCTATTGATGGTAGACATTgcttacatttcctcatctagtgatggtggacactgattacatttcctcgTCTAGTGATGGTcgacactgattacatttcctcatctactGATGGTGGACACTGCATGATTACATTTcttcatctagtgatggtggacactgattaTATTTCTTCATCTAGTGAcggtggacattgattacatttcttCATCTACTGATGatggacattgattacatttcctcatctagtgatgatGGACATTAATTatatttcctcatctagtgatgtcggacactgattacattttCTCATCTATTGATGGTAGACATTgcttacatttcctcatctagtgatggtggacactgattacatttcctcgTCTAGTGATGGTcgacactgattacatttcctcatttAGTGATGGTGGAtactgattacatttcctcatcgaGTGATGGTGgatattgattacatttcctcatctagtgatggtggacactcattacatttcctcatctagtgatggtggacattgattacatttcctcatctagtgatggtgaacattgattacatgtacttttctagtgatggtggacattgattacatttcctcatctagtgatagtggacattgattacatttcctcatttAGTGATGGTGGACcttaattacatttcctcatctagtgatggtggacattgattacattttcaTTTCAGCTCGATGTTATGTATGGTTATtattaagaaatattaaatCATGTATTTCCATAGaatttttgtgtaatttgtaaatTCATGACCAGATATTATAACTCACACTCTCGTTCGTTCTCTAattattccttatttgaatgacaattttgatttttttttttaaaatatgaaaattgtgaaatcaCAATCCCGCATGGTAAACAACGTATCCGTAAATCAAACAGTTCTTAGTTTTTTATTGACAAAAAATGATATCCcctcattttgaattttttaaaaagcgtTGACCTTTCATATTATGATGTAATGCACTGAAATATATCATTCCACAAAAACATTACATTTCgccaaaaaataaagaaaacatatacAAGTTTTCAGGGTGAAACTGTGATATaaaaattaggtcaaatgctatGTGTTGATACTTTATTTTAGGACAATTAAGAAagaacttttatcaatatattGGTTTTTTGGTTAATAGGTCGTTAATATGAGAGCTGAGGGAACCGTagcatactacatgtatatcacaagACGTCCattggccacatcgctcacctgaatcataTTGGCACTGCTGAGATTCTTCATGatcaatttttgtaaaaatcattatgttcatgaaaaatattacatgaTTACGCTGCTGTTctcttgaggtcaaggtcaaagatcatagCATGAATCGtgcattgtttaacgtcccgttcaatatttttttactcaaatggagacgtgaTGCCATCATTGCTGATGAATGACTGCACAATTTAGACCTATTTCGGCACGTGTGgccttagctgcaataatgtagccctatccaattttttttttaattctgacgttttcgggatagggctacaattccataggatctccgtaatggtgcaaaataattttatgaataaccgataataaactctgtgtattactcccaaatgttgtttacaccaaaatgagtaccaactttgtgctcgggcatgtctaataaaggtgtttttcattaaatataatgtacagcatgcaaaattcttcgtctcctccgccatgcttgttatcgcgatatctcgtaggtggatctaatgaaaagcctaatcattgacaatcagcgcgaaaatgtagttactcgagccacttcgacaaagaaaggaaaatcatattgttgcagaaagaatttacactctgctgttcggttttaaacttgatattaaattcaaaccttttcaataccgacgaaatagctttcgcctccatacttttccattgatgtaaatactaccttatatggcatatgcaaatgatttgacaaccggaagttgaaacttcagtacatcaaacatggcgcacaaatatgaatcgagaaattggaatttatcgaaattgttgaaaacggtagaacagagcctcacaaatctaaagttgcaggttgtaaatttatataatgactaagaaacatagaatatcattttatttacgtaaagaaagtcaggaaatgtttagaatgagcgcaaatgttgcgggagtgaatcactcccgcatttgcaccattacggagatcctaaggagttgtagccctctccctaagaaaaaaaaaaaaaaaaaaaaaaatcagagagggctacattattgcagctagtgtggcctttgagcagggagggatctttatcatgtcatacctgctgcgacacgggacctcggtttttgtggtctcatccgaaggaccgccccatttagtcgcctctcacgataaacaagggggtactgaggacctattataa
It encodes:
- the LOC130046559 gene encoding uncharacterized protein LOC130046559 encodes the protein MDTLGLSTQLKVRQCSQCQRDTEFYCNTCKRDLCLHCKKKHVTENNTKYHNVVFYITRHTERSFTTQCKLRQCSQCQGDTEFYCNTCKRDLCLQCKEKHVNDLDTIYHDVVIYREKFNCFPLRKTCVRHPKRKYRMFCDQCNYSVCKRCTDHRTHTLVDLRTAYQTKRQQHREIIDNIRSETLYNCRVLLAGIQTDIQTCPPQICHRQSQMSTKAQRLKDMIDTVVCDVETRYRGLLIDRIQQQKRKMNRQLVHLQNYEDRYEQSANRAVQFLLFIKTSRVPQIKNSPSQLLSVITEIQMTTGKRQVGIDECVKLMSTPVLHTSVCVTGVSHGVYHISRVMSERVWVSDDYNNLILTDTTGDTIHRVTDIGWYRGHTVNSSSELIYIDSKLNINKLCTDNKTVTRLIQRTSPWRPQCVYCSPSTGDMLVGMDNTDTKTGKVTRYNSSAQHILTIEHDNTGHTLYSRPLYIRENNNGDIIVSDYINSNRGVVVVTERGGRHRFSYTGPPSGSSLRPWGICTDALSHILVCDVNTDTVQMIDKDGHFLSLLLTPHGINIPYSLNYDDKTHLLWVGSWYTNTVSVYRYLQRRYSLTDYPGRGRGQQRRI